One stretch of Oceanimonas pelagia DNA includes these proteins:
- the mreC gene encoding rod shape-determining protein MreC has product MKPIFGRGPSLPIRLTLAVLASLALMVADSRYQSFTDIKLYLNSLVSPLQYMANSPRLLLDSASTQLMSRQALLNQTERMERELFLLRDDLLRLRHLEQENQRLRELLGSPVQRDARRMVAEIMAVDTDPFSHQVVIDKGSRQGVFEGQPVLNEQGVVGQVISVGQTTSRVLLITDISHGIPVRVARNDLRAIASGSGRLDRLVLDNITRNTDIQEGDVLLSSGLAGRFPEGYPVGRVTHVGYEEGHAFADIRVTPFAALGRVRYLLLLWPEPRVTEPEPATANDKESS; this is encoded by the coding sequence ATGAAACCCATATTTGGTCGCGGCCCTTCCCTGCCCATTCGCCTGACCCTGGCGGTGCTGGCCAGCCTTGCCCTGATGGTGGCCGACAGCCGCTACCAGTCCTTTACCGATATCAAGCTTTACCTCAACTCCCTGGTCAGCCCGCTGCAGTACATGGCCAACAGTCCGCGGCTGTTGCTGGACTCCGCCTCTACCCAGTTGATGTCGCGCCAGGCGCTGCTGAACCAGACCGAGCGCATGGAACGGGAGCTGTTTCTGCTGCGGGATGACCTGCTGCGCCTGCGCCATCTGGAGCAGGAAAACCAGCGCCTGCGCGAGCTGCTGGGCTCGCCGGTGCAGCGCGACGCCCGGCGCATGGTGGCCGAGATCATGGCGGTGGACACGGATCCCTTTTCTCACCAGGTGGTGATCGACAAGGGCAGCCGGCAGGGGGTGTTTGAAGGCCAGCCGGTGCTCAACGAGCAGGGCGTGGTGGGCCAGGTGATCTCGGTGGGGCAGACCACCAGCCGGGTGCTGCTGATCACCGACATCAGCCACGGCATTCCGGTGCGGGTGGCGCGCAATGATTTGCGCGCCATTGCCAGCGGCAGCGGCCGGCTGGACCGGCTGGTGCTCGACAACATTACCCGCAATACCGACATTCAGGAAGGCGACGTGCTGCTCAGCTCGGGCCTGGCCGGGCGTTTTCCCGAGGGCTATCCGGTGGGTCGGGTCACTCACGTGGGCTATGAGGAAGGCCATGCCTTTGCCGATATTCGGGTGACGCCCTTTGCCGCCCTCGGCCGGGTGCGCTACCTGCTGCTGTTGTGGCCCGAGCCCAGGGTTACCGAGCCGGAACCGGCCACGGCCAACGACAAGGAGAGCTCATGA
- the mreD gene encoding rod shape-determining protein MreD — MSAFPLRSRVGIMASLALALMLSILPLPDLIAPFRPDWLLITLIYWAIALPHRANVGTAFVAGLLLDLLLGSVLGVRALALVIPVYLAASQFQRMRNYSVWQQAFVVGGLVMLNKLLIFWTAYLNRDIQVDYHYFWSIVSSMVFWPWIFLLLRKCRRQFALT, encoded by the coding sequence ATGAGCGCCTTTCCCCTGCGCAGTCGGGTGGGCATCATGGCCAGCCTGGCGCTGGCGCTGATGCTGTCGATTCTGCCACTGCCGGATCTGATCGCGCCGTTTCGCCCCGACTGGCTGCTGATCACCCTGATCTACTGGGCCATCGCCCTGCCGCACCGGGCCAATGTGGGCACCGCCTTTGTGGCTGGCCTGCTGCTGGATCTGCTGCTGGGCTCGGTGCTGGGAGTGCGCGCCCTGGCGCTGGTGATTCCGGTGTATCTGGCCGCCTCCCAGTTTCAGCGTATGCGCAACTACTCGGTGTGGCAGCAGGCCTTTGTGGTGGGGGGCCTGGTGATGCTCAACAAGCTGCTGATCTTCTGGACCGCCTACCTCAATCGGGATATCCAGGTGGATTACCACTACTTCTGGTCCATCGTCAGCAGCATGGTGTTCTGGCCCTGGATCTTTTTGCTGTTGCGCAAGTGCCGGCGCCAGTTTGCCCTGACCTGA